Part of the Candidatus Margulisiibacteriota bacterium genome, TGGTAACCGGTTTCGCGATCATGGGTTTTGGCCTGGGGGCCGCTTTAATGGGGCAGGTTGCCCCTCTTTTGATCGTTTCGGTCGGAGTTGCCAATACTTTTTATCTTTCCGGTATTTTCTTTTTGATCACTTTATTATTTGCCGCTCAACATCTTCATAATCCTCCTGAAGGTTATATGCCGGCGAAAAAGGTGGAATCCAAAGCGGGAGAGACTAAAGCCGAGGTTCATCTGACCTTCCGTGAAGCGTTGAAGATGAATCAATTTTACATCCTTTGGCTTACCTTGTTCATCAACGTTACCGCTGGGATCGCGCTGATCAGCAATATGTCACCATTGGGGCAAAGCCAGGTCGGTTTAACCGCCATTACCGCCGGGACACTGATCTTTGTAACCTCACTATTTAACGGTTTTGGTCGTCTTTTTTGGTCGTCACTATCGGACAATTTTGGCAGAAAAAACATATTTATAGTGATCATTGCTACTCAAATCCCTTTGTTTTTCCTGTTATCGAGCATGACCAATGTTTGGGTTTTTGGCGCGGCTTGCTGCTGGATCCTGCTTTGCTACGGCGGCGGGTTCGGCACAATGCCAGCCTTTGCTGCGGATACATTTGGGTCAAAGAATATCGGCGGAATATACGGTCCGATCTTAACCGCCTGGGGAGCGGCTGCGGTCGTGGGCCCAATGATCATGGAATATGTCAAGCAAAGCACCAATAGCTTCTCGCCCGCATTTATTTTCGCGACGTCTATTCTAATTGCTGGCCTGATCGTTGTCAGCTTTTATAGAAAACCACAGATCAGTAAATGAAGATGTCAGCGGTTATCCTGGCCGGCGGGCAGAATAGCAGGATGGGAGGGGCAGACAAAGCCTTCCTAAAAGTCGGTGGTGAACGGATAATTGATCGGACAGTAGCGCTCCTTCGAGAATTATTTGATGAACTGATAATCGTATCAAATTCACCGGAGCGCTACTTTAAAAAGTTCCCCGAAATCAAAATTGTGTCAGATGCGATCAAAGAGGTAGGGCCAATAGGAGGGCTCCAGGCTGGTCTGTCGGCAAGCAGCAATGAGGCTGTGTTCGTCTGTGCCTGCGATATGCCCGCTCTTTCAGCGGAAGCGATCACCCAACAGCGGGCAAAATTCGAAGAAAAGCAGCCGGATTGCTTGATCGCAAGATATGAGAACAGGTTAGAGCCGCTGCACTCTATTTACAGAAGATCATTGCTCCCGGTTATCGGGCAGTTAATTGAGGCCGGACAATTCTCGATCCGCGATCTTGCCGGGCGATGCCGGAAAAAGAGCTATTTTGACCTTAAAAGGGAAGAAAAAATAAGCTTGCTTAATCTTAATACGCCTGAGGATTTAAAATTGATAAATGAATAAGTTTACGATCCATAAGATTATTGACGGCAAAAGCGGAAAGATCGTTGATTGGGTAACGGAAGAGGTCCCGCTGACGATCATTGTCAACGGCCAGGAGTTGGCGACGCTGCTGTGCAGCCCCGTTAGCCTGCGCGAATTAACGGTCGGTTTTCTGTACTCTTCCGGATTAATTAAAGATATTGACGAAATTACCGGCATCCGGGTCGATGAAAAGTATTGGCAGGCGACCGTTACGATTGTTAACGGGATCGATTTTGGCAAAAAGCTGCTTGATAAGCGATTATACACATCGGGATGCGGCCGGGGGATTATATTTTACAATTCTCTGGATAAACTGCGTAAATTAAAATTGACGGTCAGATCAACCGTTAGCTGGAAAAAATTATTAGAGTTTATGGACCAGTTTCAACATAGTTCCGTAGAATTTCAAAAAACAGGAGGTGTCCACAGCGCCGCTTTGTGCGGCAAGGATGGAATAATCGCGCGCCAGGATGATATCGGGAGGCACAACGCGGTCGATAAAATAATCGGTGAAGCTTTGATCAATAAGCTTGATTTTTCTTTGGCCATGCTGCTGCTTAGCGGACGGATCTCTTCGGAGATATTTTATAAGATCAATAAGTGCGGCATCCCGATAGTCGCCTCGGTCAGCGCGCCAACCGATCAGGCGGTCAAATTAGCGAGAAAGCTAAAGGTTACCCTGATCGGTTTTGCCAGAGGAAAAAGATTGAACGTTTATAGTGTCCCGGAAAGAATTATCATGAAAGGAAAGAAATAATGAAGAAAATACTTGTCTTAACTGTTTTTGGCCTGCTTCTGCTGACTTCTATTTCTGACGCGGTCGTAAAAAAGACGGAGAAGAAGGGTGTTGCCGTGCCAAAGGCCCTAATTGTTTCGCTGGAAAGCGCGGCTATTGTTCAGCCGGCGGCGCCAGTCGTGGCTGAAATCGCTGTTCCGGCTCCAGGTTATGTTAAAAAGGTCAACATTTCAGGTTCATTGAGGTATCGTTATGGATTTTATCAAGCGGCAAATAGTGCTGATACCAATACGCTCTCACGGGCCAGGATCAAACTGACCGGGGAAACCGCTGCGGACACTCTTTTTGTCATCCAACCGGATTTTGCCGCTCTTTCGACCGGCGGGAATGTCGCTTTGGCTGATGCCTATATTGAGATGAAGGTCAATCAATATAAGGTTAAGATGGGTCAATTTCTTCTCCCCTTTGCCTATGATTCAGGCAAATACAAGACAATTTACAGCACCGGCTTTATTCCAAGCCACTATGGTGTAATTGTCGCTTCCAGAGATTATGGTTACCGAATGAGCGGTCCTCTGCCGGTCTCGGGTTTCTTTTTTGATTCGGCTTTAGTCAATGGGACCGGATCAGCTGACACCAATAAAGGGAAAGATCTTGTCGGCCGGATCAATTATAAAACTGACAACCTTGATATTGGACTTTCAGGTTATTATGGGAAATTTGGACCGAACATGGTCGATCGCAAATGCGGAGCGATAGATGCCGAGTATAAATTCGCGAACTACCAGTTAGTGGCAGAATTGATGTCGGGCGGAAG contains:
- a CDS encoding OFA family MFS transporter, which codes for MSEKPENRWVVAVAGIVMMFMLGSVYAWSVFKKPIMTLTGWSGPEVGFTFTLAILFLGLSAAFGGRFVDKAGSKMIATISAVLFGLGTIISGLAIGMSNLMLLWIGYGLIAGIGNGLGYITPIAILVRWFPDKKGLVTGFAIMGFGLGAALMGQVAPLLIVSVGVANTFYLSGIFFLITLLFAAQHLHNPPEGYMPAKKVESKAGETKAEVHLTFREALKMNQFYILWLTLFINVTAGIALISNMSPLGQSQVGLTAITAGTLIFVTSLFNGFGRLFWSSLSDNFGRKNIFIVIIATQIPLFFLLSSMTNVWVFGAACCWILLCYGGGFGTMPAFAADTFGSKNIGGIYGPILTAWGAAAVVGPMIMEYVKQSTNSFSPAFIFATSILIAGLIVVSFYRKPQISK
- a CDS encoding molybdenum cofactor guanylyltransferase, whose product is MSAVILAGGQNSRMGGADKAFLKVGGERIIDRTVALLRELFDELIIVSNSPERYFKKFPEIKIVSDAIKEVGPIGGLQAGLSASSNEAVFVCACDMPALSAEAITQQRAKFEEKQPDCLIARYENRLEPLHSIYRRSLLPVIGQLIEAGQFSIRDLAGRCRKKSYFDLKREEKISLLNLNTPEDLKLINE
- the fdhD gene encoding formate dehydrogenase accessory sulfurtransferase FdhD; the encoded protein is MNKFTIHKIIDGKSGKIVDWVTEEVPLTIIVNGQELATLLCSPVSLRELTVGFLYSSGLIKDIDEITGIRVDEKYWQATVTIVNGIDFGKKLLDKRLYTSGCGRGIIFYNSLDKLRKLKLTVRSTVSWKKLLEFMDQFQHSSVEFQKTGGVHSAALCGKDGIIARQDDIGRHNAVDKIIGEALINKLDFSLAMLLLSGRISSEIFYKINKCGIPIVASVSAPTDQAVKLARKLKVTLIGFARGKRLNVYSVPERIIMKGKK
- a CDS encoding OprO/OprP family phosphate-selective porin, encoding MKKILVLTVFGLLLLTSISDAVVKKTEKKGVAVPKALIVSLESAAIVQPAAPVVAEIAVPAPGYVKKVNISGSLRYRYGFYQAANSADTNTLSRARIKLTGETAADTLFVIQPDFAALSTGGNVALADAYIEMKVNQYKVKMGQFLLPFAYDSGKYKTIYSTGFIPSHYGVIVASRDYGYRMSGPLPVSGFFFDSALVNGTGSADTNKGKDLVGRINYKTDNLDIGLSGYYGKFGPNMVDRKCGAIDAEYKFANYQLVAELMSGGSSTSNTKLSEASLQLTGLFGCYEPLVRYETFNPNMSTANNVVNTLTLGGALIIDSSSKMLVNYNLVQEETSQVDNNSMLFELQIQI